One window of Quercus robur chromosome 12, dhQueRobu3.1, whole genome shotgun sequence genomic DNA carries:
- the LOC126707901 gene encoding uncharacterized protein LOC126707901 isoform X1: protein MASSSTEEPQPQPQPQPQQQVKECAHKTKLIQFLGRTTPIVLQNDNGPCPLLAICNVLLLRNNLNLSPDTTEVSQEKLLSLVAERLIDSNSNANNKDEGYIENQQQNISDAIDLLPRLATGIDVNIQFRRINDFEFTPECAIFDLLDIPLYHGWIVDPQDHETANAIGLKSYNTLTGELVALETQNMEGIHKNNPEEDCIDFAAATTAALGVPSPCLSKATSFDDSPRSVSDNQKGRKGDLEEEAELLRAIELSVADNSTAVGDPHISGGTQSVNSNEGVCLKEVMPVDFVNGLEKCHGVEYNNIHKSEPSVVGDCNAANNHNPISLKNTPGQASSSYLKTDVGDLLHQSIYAESAESILHNDIVEKSSVDTLLQSGSAPSISPGKDTESVHESHVDITRGSEELQKESTFTTDVHESADKQDGCSTTELSSLSSPYADSDSSSGRIQHIDGAEALTSSVDGSEPMYEGEECILDSRTAVFEDREPVYEGEVVLAEQADKSTINAFNVKSKDEITPQQGELIRSFLKNNASQLTIYGLFCLQDGLKERELCVFFRNNHFSTMFKFDGELYLLATDQGYINQSDLVWEKLNEVNGDTLFMTGNFKEFKIESRANDNWDEHNVMASTADYLASIDSASQAGFDLNSDLQLAIALQQQEFEQQPQRQNVQQPSPVSGNSKLVVGPQGPRNNGRNPSSSSSSRPEAKAKEKEKCTVM from the exons ATGGCGTCGTCTTCTACTGAAgaaccacagccacaaccacaacctcAACCACAGCAGCAAGTGAAGGAGTGCGCTCACAAAACCAAGCTTATTCAATTCTTAGGTCGTACAACTCCTATCGTTCTCCAAAACGACAATGGCCCCTGCCCTCTCCTCGCTatct GTAATGTTCTTCTACTGAGGAATAACTTGAATTTGAGTCCAGATACAACAGAAGTCTCGCAGGAGAAATTGCTTTCACTAGTTGCTGAAAGATTAATTGATTCCAACAGTAATGCcaat AATAAGGATGAAGGTTATATTGAAAATCAACAACAGAACATTTCTGATGCCATTGATCTGCTTCCTCGACTTGCAACTGGCATTGATGTAAATATACAATTCAGGAG AATAAACGATTTTGAGTTTACTCCAGAGTGTGCCATATTTGACCTGCTGGACATTCCACTCTATCATGGCTGGATAGTTGATCCACAG GATCATGAAACTGCTAATGCAATTGGTTTAAAGTCCTATAATACTCTCACGGGGGAGCTTGTAGCCCTGGAAACACAGAATATGGAAGGTATACATAAGAATAATCCTGAAGAAGATTGTATTGATTTTGCTGCTGCAACAACTGCAGCTCTAGGAGTCCCTTCTCCATGTCTTTCAAAGGCTACCTCTTTCGATGATTCTCCACGTTCAGTCTCTGATAATCAGAAAGGAAGAAAGGGGGACcttgaagaagaagcagagctTTTGAGAGCTATAGAGTTGTCTGTCGCTGACAATTCAACTGCAGTGGGTGATCCTCATATCAGTGGAGGGACTCAGTCTGTCAATTCAAATGAAGGGGTGTGCCTTAAGGAGGTTATGCCTGTAGATTTTGTAAATGGGTTAGAGAAGTGTCATGGTGTTGAATATAACAATATTCATAAGTCGGAACCATCTGTAGTAGGTGACTGCAATGCTGCAAACAATCACAATccaatatctttaaaaaataccCCTGGGCAAGCATCTAGTTCATATTTGAAGACTGATGTGGGAGATCTCCTTCATCAATCAATTTATGCAGAATCTGCAGAAAGTATCCTTCATAATGATATTGTTGAAAAAAGCAGTGTTGATACCTTGCTCCAAAGTGGAAGTGCCCCTTCCATTTCTCCTGGAAAAGACACTGAATCTGTCCATGAGAGTCATGTGGATATTACTAGAGGGAGTGAAGAACTTCAGAAGGAATCCACTTTTACAACTGATGTTCATGAATCTGCAGATAAGCAAGATGGGTGTAGTACAACAGAATTATCAAGCTTATCTTCACCATATGCTGATTCAGATTCATCTAGTGGGAGAATTCAGCACATAGATGGTGCCGAAGCTTTGACTTCAAGTGTTGATGGCAGTGAGCCCATGTATGAAGGAGAGGAATGTATATTGGATTCAAGAACTGCAGTTTTTGAGGACCGAGAACCTGTGTATGAAGGTGAGGTGGTTCTTGCAGAACAAGCAGACAAAAGCACCATAAATGCCTTTAATGTGAAGTCCAAGGATGAAATCACCCCACAACAAG GTGAGCTGATCAGGAGCTTTTTGAAGAACAATGCTAGTCAGTTGACCATTTATGG CCTTTTCTGCTTACAAGATGGCCTTAAAGAAAGAGAACTTTGTGTTTTCTTCCGTAACAATCATTTCAGCACCATGTTCAAG TTTGATGGTGAACTTTATCTTCTAGCTACAGACCAAGGTTACATAAATCAGTCTGATTTGGTATGGGAAAAACTAAATGAG GTCAATGGGGATACATTGTTCATGACAGGTAACTTCAAGGAATTTAAGATTGAAAGTCGTGCAAATGACAACTGGGATGAACATAATGTTATGGCCAGCACAGCT GATTATCTTGCCAGCATCGACAGTGCATCACAAGCGGGTTTTGATCTAAA TTCTGATCTGCAATTGGCAATTGCTCTGCAACAACAGGAGTTTGAGCAACAACCGCAACGTCAGAATGTGCAGCAACCATCACCCGTTAGTGGCAATTCAAAGCTGGTTGTAGGTCCCCAG GGGCCAAGAAACAATGGCAGAAACCCATCCTCGTCCTCTTCCTCCAGACCTgaagcaaaagcaaaagaaaaagaaaagtgtacTGTGATGTGA
- the LOC126707901 gene encoding uncharacterized protein LOC126707901 isoform X2 encodes MAPALSSLSNKDEGYIENQQQNISDAIDLLPRLATGIDVNIQFRRINDFEFTPECAIFDLLDIPLYHGWIVDPQDHETANAIGLKSYNTLTGELVALETQNMEGIHKNNPEEDCIDFAAATTAALGVPSPCLSKATSFDDSPRSVSDNQKGRKGDLEEEAELLRAIELSVADNSTAVGDPHISGGTQSVNSNEGVCLKEVMPVDFVNGLEKCHGVEYNNIHKSEPSVVGDCNAANNHNPISLKNTPGQASSSYLKTDVGDLLHQSIYAESAESILHNDIVEKSSVDTLLQSGSAPSISPGKDTESVHESHVDITRGSEELQKESTFTTDVHESADKQDGCSTTELSSLSSPYADSDSSSGRIQHIDGAEALTSSVDGSEPMYEGEECILDSRTAVFEDREPVYEGEVVLAEQADKSTINAFNVKSKDEITPQQGELIRSFLKNNASQLTIYGLFCLQDGLKERELCVFFRNNHFSTMFKFDGELYLLATDQGYINQSDLVWEKLNEVNGDTLFMTGNFKEFKIESRANDNWDEHNVMASTADYLASIDSASQAGFDLNSDLQLAIALQQQEFEQQPQRQNVQQPSPVSGNSKLVVGPQGPRNNGRNPSSSSSSRPEAKAKEKEKCTVM; translated from the exons ATGGCCCCTGCCCTCTCCTCGCTatct AATAAGGATGAAGGTTATATTGAAAATCAACAACAGAACATTTCTGATGCCATTGATCTGCTTCCTCGACTTGCAACTGGCATTGATGTAAATATACAATTCAGGAG AATAAACGATTTTGAGTTTACTCCAGAGTGTGCCATATTTGACCTGCTGGACATTCCACTCTATCATGGCTGGATAGTTGATCCACAG GATCATGAAACTGCTAATGCAATTGGTTTAAAGTCCTATAATACTCTCACGGGGGAGCTTGTAGCCCTGGAAACACAGAATATGGAAGGTATACATAAGAATAATCCTGAAGAAGATTGTATTGATTTTGCTGCTGCAACAACTGCAGCTCTAGGAGTCCCTTCTCCATGTCTTTCAAAGGCTACCTCTTTCGATGATTCTCCACGTTCAGTCTCTGATAATCAGAAAGGAAGAAAGGGGGACcttgaagaagaagcagagctTTTGAGAGCTATAGAGTTGTCTGTCGCTGACAATTCAACTGCAGTGGGTGATCCTCATATCAGTGGAGGGACTCAGTCTGTCAATTCAAATGAAGGGGTGTGCCTTAAGGAGGTTATGCCTGTAGATTTTGTAAATGGGTTAGAGAAGTGTCATGGTGTTGAATATAACAATATTCATAAGTCGGAACCATCTGTAGTAGGTGACTGCAATGCTGCAAACAATCACAATccaatatctttaaaaaataccCCTGGGCAAGCATCTAGTTCATATTTGAAGACTGATGTGGGAGATCTCCTTCATCAATCAATTTATGCAGAATCTGCAGAAAGTATCCTTCATAATGATATTGTTGAAAAAAGCAGTGTTGATACCTTGCTCCAAAGTGGAAGTGCCCCTTCCATTTCTCCTGGAAAAGACACTGAATCTGTCCATGAGAGTCATGTGGATATTACTAGAGGGAGTGAAGAACTTCAGAAGGAATCCACTTTTACAACTGATGTTCATGAATCTGCAGATAAGCAAGATGGGTGTAGTACAACAGAATTATCAAGCTTATCTTCACCATATGCTGATTCAGATTCATCTAGTGGGAGAATTCAGCACATAGATGGTGCCGAAGCTTTGACTTCAAGTGTTGATGGCAGTGAGCCCATGTATGAAGGAGAGGAATGTATATTGGATTCAAGAACTGCAGTTTTTGAGGACCGAGAACCTGTGTATGAAGGTGAGGTGGTTCTTGCAGAACAAGCAGACAAAAGCACCATAAATGCCTTTAATGTGAAGTCCAAGGATGAAATCACCCCACAACAAG GTGAGCTGATCAGGAGCTTTTTGAAGAACAATGCTAGTCAGTTGACCATTTATGG CCTTTTCTGCTTACAAGATGGCCTTAAAGAAAGAGAACTTTGTGTTTTCTTCCGTAACAATCATTTCAGCACCATGTTCAAG TTTGATGGTGAACTTTATCTTCTAGCTACAGACCAAGGTTACATAAATCAGTCTGATTTGGTATGGGAAAAACTAAATGAG GTCAATGGGGATACATTGTTCATGACAGGTAACTTCAAGGAATTTAAGATTGAAAGTCGTGCAAATGACAACTGGGATGAACATAATGTTATGGCCAGCACAGCT GATTATCTTGCCAGCATCGACAGTGCATCACAAGCGGGTTTTGATCTAAA TTCTGATCTGCAATTGGCAATTGCTCTGCAACAACAGGAGTTTGAGCAACAACCGCAACGTCAGAATGTGCAGCAACCATCACCCGTTAGTGGCAATTCAAAGCTGGTTGTAGGTCCCCAG GGGCCAAGAAACAATGGCAGAAACCCATCCTCGTCCTCTTCCTCCAGACCTgaagcaaaagcaaaagaaaaagaaaagtgtacTGTGATGTGA